Within Topomyia yanbarensis strain Yona2022 chromosome 2, ASM3024719v1, whole genome shotgun sequence, the genomic segment AGAGTACACGTTGTTCAAGGCGGGATTCTCTGTCGGTCCATTTTCCAATGGTTGGTTTAATTTTGCGACAATGTCCTCTGATGGTTCGCCAGTAATGCGCGAAATGTTCTATCATTTTTTCGTCGATCAATCGGTGGATATCGGCTCCTGGGACCTCTTTTGTGAAATAAATTGTGCAGTTGCGGCCTTGGCATGCCGGCCGGTCGGCTTGGGTGTTGCCGTTAATCCCGCTATGTCAGGGGATCCAACATAACGTGGTTAGAGGATCCAAGGCGTCTTCAATTGCCTGGACGAAGGGATGACGGGATATCCCTTTGTCAAGTGCGTTGAGCACTGAAAGCGAGTCAGAAAAGATGACTACTGGAATATCAGGGGGCTTCTTGAGAGTAGCTAACAAGATAGCGGCTGCCTCAGCTGAAAAAACTGAGCAGCTCGCTGGAAGTTTGCGGGCGAGGTAAATATCAAGACCATGTACTCCGAAGCCGACTTGATCGTCCAATTTGGATCCGTCGGTGTACAGTTTAAGATGGTTGCCGTATTTGCTAGCTAGTTTGTTGAACTGCGCAAGAATTACGCCAGGTGGATCTCCAGCCTTGATCTTTTTAGTCAAGGAAAGGTTGATGTTTGGACCTCGATCGTACCAGCTTCGACGGAAAACTCGAGGCACATTGGCGATTTCTGGTAAGTCTTCTCCGGTGAACTGATTGTAAACGTTCCTGGCAGTGTTCAACAAGCAACAATCGTTTCCAGTGGTTTTCTCTACGAACGCAACAGCACGTTTGATGATGCTGGAGGCTACGAACCAGGGGAATGGAAGCAGGCCAGATTCGACGCACGAAGCTTCCGTAGGTGAACTGGGTAGGAGACTAGAAGCGGAACGGATGGATCCGTTGTATACCGGAGCAAGCGTGCGTACAAGCAAGTCGGAGGAAGACCTTGTGAGCTCGATTCCGTAAAGAATTTTGCTGGTTATTAAGCTCTGACTTATATTAAGGATTGTGTGTCGATTAGTCCTGCGGTGTCGGTTACTTATCGCACGAACCAATCTGCGACGACTTTTGCAGTCATTCTTAACCCTGCGAAAGTGTGGTCCGAAAGTGCCAGTACGGTCGATTGAAACACCTAGTATGACAGGTTCCTTTCGGTAGCGTAGCGTATAACCATTTAGTGTGACCGGTCGGTCAGTGGCACGATGATGTGTCCCACAGAGATGTGTAATTTCGCTTTTACTCGTCGATACGTTGAATCCATTCTGCTCGGCCCAGCGACCGATTGCATTAACTGCGGCTTGCAATTTTCGCCGAACCCGTTTAGGGTGGAGACCGGTTACCACTAATAGGATATCATCGGCATATACGAAGATATGTATCCCTTTTGGCAGATATCGGTAAATGGAGTTCATTGCAATGAGGAAGAGCGTTACCGACAAAACTGAGCCCTGGGGAACTCCGTTGTCTTCGGAGAAGAAATTGGAAAACGTACCACCGATGGCAACTCTGAATCGTCGGTTGGTTAGAAACTGTTGGATGTAAATACCTAAACTTCCTTGAATTCTCCAGTCACGAAGTTGTTCGAGGACGCCGTTTCGCCATACAGTATTGTATGCTTTAGCCAGGTCAATTGCTGCAATGTCTAAATGTTGTCCCTCGGCCCCGGGCTTGAGCGATTGTTTCTGCCAGTGAACCAAAGTAGATACCAGTACCTCTTCCTTGGCGAAACGCAAATTGTCTGTCATCTAGTAATTGTTTCTCCTCTAGGTAGGTAACTAGTCGGCGGTTGACCAATTTCTCGAGAACTTTACTGATGCAACTCAGGAGGCTAATGGGACGAAAGTCCTGGACCGATCGTCGTCCTGTGGTTCTTTTCGGTATGGGTATCACGAGTGCTTCCTTCCACGAGTCTGGGAAGCGTCCACTTTTCCAGATTTGGTTTAGGCTATCGAGAAGGGCACGTTTACCTCGAGCAGGAAGATGTCGCAACATGGGGTATCCGATTTCATCTAAGCCGGCGGATTTACCACGTGAACTGGCCAGTGCGTAGGCCAGTTCAGTTGGTGAAAATGGTTGGTTGTACTGAGTATTGTGATCTGGAGGAAACGTGATAGGAATGCTCGTTGTATTTACTTTACGCCGACGGAAGAGTTCACAATACGCGTTAACCGAGGATAGCGAAATATTTCCCAAGCTCATTGGCAATTTGCAGGGGGTCGTCAAGTGGGCCGTTCATGGTCAATATGTTGAAGCCGCTCTGTCTACGTTTCCCGCTAAAAGCGTTTACACGTCGCCATAACTCTGTAGTAGTCGAATCCGGATGGATCCCGTCCAGAAAGTCAGACCAACTTTTGTCTTTGGCTTCACGAATAGTTTTCCTACTTGCATTGCGGAGTTCTCGAAATGTTGCGGCGTATGTTTCCCTTTCTGGGTGATTAATTGgagttttctttaattttcgcAGGGCCTTACGCCTATTTTTGAGAGCTGCATGTACTTCGGGACACCACCAGTGAACGGCCTTGCAGGAAGGTGTGCCGCTGGTCCTGGGAATGCTGTTTTCTACTGCTTTGACGATAATGTCGGATAGTTCCTCCGGAGAATAGACGTGGT encodes:
- the LOC131680668 gene encoding uncharacterized protein LOC131680668; this encodes MTDNLRFAKEEVLVSTLVHWQKQSLKPGAEGQHLDIAAIDLAKAYNTVWRNGVLEQLRDWRIQGSLGIYIQQFLTNRRFRVAIGGTFSNFFSEDNGVPQGSVLSVTLFLIAMNSIYRYLPKGIHIFVYADDILLVVTGLHPKRVRRKLQAAVNAIGRWAEQNGFNVSTSKSEITHLCGTHHRATDRPVTLNGYTLRYRKEPVILGVSIDRTGTFGPHFRRVKNDCKSRRRLVRAISNRHRRTNRHTILNISQSLITSKILYGIELTRSSSDLLVRTLAPVYNGSIRSASSLLPSSPTEASCVESGLLPFPWFVASSIIKRAVAFVEKTTGNDCCLLNTARNVYNQFTGEDLPEIANVPRVFRRSWYDRGPNINLSLTKKIKAGDPPGVILAQFNKLASKYGNHLKLYTDGSKLDDQVGFGVHGLDIYLARKLPASCSVFSAEAAAILLATLKKPPDIPVVIFSDSLSVLNALDKGISRHPFVQAIEDALDPLTTLCWIP